The window GATTTTTAGAGAGAAAGGGTTTTCTGAAACAGAAACAACTCCCACAGCAGGGCCACCAGTATCGGCCTGTCAAACCAGAGAATGCCTTTGTTGGCTCTCATGGAGGCTCCAATCCATGGGAAAGGAACAAAAACATGACCGACCTAGAGTCTCCAGTTCACAGCACAGGTAAAAGGAGACCAGAGAAGAATACCAACTCCATTGGCAGCAGTGACTTGTCACATCACACCTACCAGCCAAAGCCATCCCTAACATCAAATAGTAGTCGTCATTCTGAAGAGTGGAAGCATCCTTTTCATTCCCAATTGACGAGGTCTGTTCCGAGAGAGCCTAAAATGGGGCAGGGACTGGCACAATCAAACTTATCTTCGGTCAGTTATTCTAATGCCAAAGATCGCTCCCAACCCCTTGCTGGCACGCCCAAAGTAAGTCTGCTCAGTGAGTATGAAAGCGGGCTTTTTACTGCCTGTCCCCACAAAACAGTGGCGATTGACTGTGAGATGGTGGGGATGGGACCCGGAGCACGTCACAGCGAGCTGGCCTGTTGCAGTATAGTGAGCCATCAAGGTGATGTGGTGTATGACAAATACATTAAGCCCCCGAACCCTATCACGAACTTCAGGACGAGGTGGAGCGGAATCCGGAAGCATCACATGAAGAATGCGACCCCGTTTAAGATGGCCCAGAAGGAGGTGAGGATGGAGGCAAAGAAGAGGGCTGTGAGTTTAGTTTGTAGGTcgagatttgttttttttactgattTCATACATTTCACTGTAAGTATAATTTCAATTTGATAGCATTGTCGGTTCTCATATAAGACCTAAATTAGATGGAAACCAAAAAAGAGAGTGAGCAAAAACAGGATACAGAGAGTGAGTCCTTAGGGACAGACCACCTTGGGAGGTAACTTGGTTTACGTAGTTGCATTTTGTAGTGTGTGTTTCTCAAGACTAAGAGGGTAGTTTTATATCATGGTGCTTGAATTTAGCTAACAGTTCCGTAATGGCTTCAGAGTGCACCTGAGCTGTTAAACTAGCATAAAAGATTATTGGCATTCCCACATGACAGGTCAATGACTGGGTTAAGTGCACCAAAGCAATGCATGCGACTGATAGAAGTTGTGTGTGTCACATGATGACACGTCCATGCTTCTCCCACATGTGCACCCCTCTTGCAATTACTAAGTAATTTTGGTATGTGCTTTATAGAGTAGCGCCTCCcaccagaagcttagccgagattgggtggcagagccgtggtgggaggcggggccagtgctgggcagacttctacggtctgtgccctgaaaatggcagaaacaaatcaaggtcaggtatacacaaaaagtagcacaaatgagtttatcttgttgggcagactggatggaccgtgcaggtttttttctgccatcatctactatgttactatgaggggcaaaatcgaacaggagcggccatctataagggcggccatctctaatgacggccccgtcaagcggcgtacccgactgtattatcgaaacaagatggctggccatcttttgtttcgataatacggtcggggccggccaaatctcaacatttgagctgcccttagagatggccaccattggtttttgccgataatggcaactaatggcggccatctcaaacccggccaaatccaagccatttggttgtgggaggagccagcatttgtagtgcactggttcccctcacatgccaggacaccaacctagggggcactgcagtggacttcacaaattgctcccaggtgcatagctcccttaccttgggtgctgagccccccaaaacccactacccacaactgtacaacactactatagcccttaaagggtaacggggggcacctacatgtgggtgcagtgggtttcaggtgggttttggaggggtcccatttagcaccacaagtgtaacaggtaggggtgggatgggcctgagtccacctgcctgaagtgcactacagtacctactaaaaactgctccagggacctgctgtgatggagctgggtatgacatttgaggctgtcaaaaaaaatgtgttttcattttttttttttttgggtgggagggggttgctgaccactggggaagtaaggggaggtcatttggtcagttcgggcacctttttgaggcttggtctt is drawn from Microcaecilia unicolor chromosome 14, aMicUni1.1, whole genome shotgun sequence and contains these coding sequences:
- the LOC115457468 gene encoding interferon-stimulated 20 kDa exonuclease-like 2; translated protein: MSDLIINLDINGSQPQWKASHPNEKHKCFLKRRRFLERKGFLKQKQLPQQGHQYRPVKPENAFVGSHGGSNPWERNKNMTDLESPVHSTGKRRPEKNTNSIGSSDLSHHTYQPKPSLTSNSSRHSEEWKHPFHSQLTRSVPREPKMGQGLAQSNLSSVSYSNAKDRSQPLAGTPKVSLLSEYESGLFTACPHKTVAIDCEMVGMGPGARHSELACCSIVSHQGDVVYDKYIKPPNPITNFRTRWSGIRKHHMKNATPFKMAQKEVRMEAKKRAILKILAEKVVVGHAIHNDFKALCYFHPKALTRDTSQIPLLNRKAGFPENIPVSLKRLTKQLLNRDIQAGQKGHSSVEDARATMELYRLIEAEWERELATAPTED
- the LOC115458404 gene encoding interferon-stimulated 20 kDa exonuclease-like 2 isoform X1 is translated as MSDLIINLDINGSQPQWKASHPNEKHKCFLKRRRFLERKGFLKQKQLPQQGHQYRPVKPENAFVGSHGGSNPWERNKNMTDLESPVHSTGKRRPEKNTNSIGSSDLSHHTYQPKPSLTSNSSRHSEEWKHPFHSQLTRSVPREPKMGQGLAQSNLSSVSYSNAKDRSQPLAGTPKVSLLSEYESGLFTACPHKTVAIDCEMVGMGPGARHSELACCSIVSHQGDVVYDKYIKPPNPITNFRTRWSGIRKHHMKNATPFKMAQKEILKILAEKVVVGHAIHNDFKALCYFHPKALTRDTSQIPLLNRKAGFPENIPVSLKRLTKQLLNRDIQAGQKGHSSVEDARATMELYRLIEAEWERELATAPTED